The Methylopila sp. M107 genome contains the following window.
CATGAACATCGCCGCGCCCTTCATCGCCCGGCCGGTCGCGACCACGCTGCTCGCGATCGCGGTGCTGCTCGGCGGCGCGCTGGGCTATCTGCGGCTTCCCGTATCCTCCCTTCCCCAGGTCGATTTCCCGACCATCCAGGTGACCACGCGCCTGCCAGGCGCGAACCCGCAGACCATGGCGTCGCTCGTCACCGCGCCGCTCGAACGGCAGCTGGGACAAATCCCCTCGCTCGCCGCGATGACCTCCGCGAGCTCGTTCGGCTTCTCGCGCATCACGCTGCGCTTCGATCTCGACCGCGACATCGACGGCGCGGCGCAGGACGTGCAGGCGGCGATCAACGCCGCGAACTCGACGCTGCCGCGCGACCTGCCCTACCCGCCGACCTTCAGCAAGGTGAACCCGGCCAACACGCCGGTGCTGACCGTCGCGCTGACCTCCGACACCATCCCGATCCGCGACGTCTCGGACCTCTCCGACACGCTCGTCGCCCAGCGGCTCGCGGAAGTGATCGGCGTCGGGCGCGTCACCGTCGGCGGCGGCGTGAAGCCGGCGGTGCGGGTGCAGGCGGACGTGTCGCGGCTCGCGGCCTACGGCCTCACGCTCGCCTCGCTCCGCGCCGCGATTTCGGGCGCCAGCGTCTCGACGCCGAAGGGCTCGATCGACGGCAGGCGGCAGTCCTTCACCATCTCGGCCAACGACCAGATCGAGACCGCGGCGGCCTACCAGGAGGTGATCGTCGCCTCCAAGGACGGCGCGCCGGTGCGCCTGCGCGACGTCGCGGAAGTGACGGACGGGCTCGAGGACACCAGCGTCGCGGCGAGTTTTCAGGGCCGGCCGGCGATCGTGATCGACGTCCAGCGCCAGCCCGGCGCCAACACGGTCGAGACGGTCGCGGCTCTGCGCAAGGCGCTGCCGGAGATCCAGCGCGCGATGCCGGCTGGCGTCGCGGTCTCGGTGGTCGACGACCGCACCGACACGATCAAGGCCTCGATCCACGAGGTCGAGATCACGCTCGCGCTGTCGGTCGGGCTCGTCATCCTCGTGGTGCTGCTGTTCCTCAGGACGCTGCGCGCGACCTTCATCGCGGGCGTCGCGCTGCCGCTCTCGCTGATCGCGACCTTCGCAGTGATGCAGGCCTTCGGCTTCTCGCTCGACAACCTGTCGCTGATGGCGCTCGTGGTCGGAGCGGGCTTCGTGGTCGACGACGCCATCGTCATGATCGAGAACGTCCAGCGCCATATCGAGGAGGGCGAGCCGCCGCTGAAGGCCGCGTACGAAGGCGCGCGCGAGATCGGTTTCACGATCGTCTCGCTCACCGCCTCGCTCGTCGCAGTGTTCATCCCGCTGCTGTTCATGGGCGGGCTGATCGGCCGCGTGTTCCGCGAGTTCGCCGCGACGCTCACAATCGCTGTCGTGGTCTCGATGGTGATCTCGCTGACGCTCACCCCGATGATGTGCGGCCGCCTGCTCCGCACGCCGAAGGAGCCGGGCCGGCTCGGCCGCGCGGCGGAACGGGCCACCGACGCGGTGATCGCGGGCTATCGGCGTTCGCTGCTGTTCGTGCTGCGCCACCAGTTCGCGACGCTCCTGATCACGCTCGCCACGCTGGTCGCGACCGGCTGGCTCTACGTCGCCGCGCCCAAGGGCTTTCTGCCCGACCAGGATTCGGGGCTCATCACCGCGACCTTCGAGGCTGCGCAGGACGTCTCCTTCGCCGAGCTCAAGCTGCGGGACGCGGCGCTCACCAAGGCGATCCGCGAGGACCCGGCGGTGCTCAACGTCGTCTCGGTTCTCGGCGTCGGCGAGCAGACGCCGACCGCGAACGCCGGCCGCTTCACCATCGTGCTGAAGCCGCACGCGGAGCGGGACGCGAACGCCGCGGAGGTGATCCGGCGGCTGTCGGAACGGACCTGGTCGGTCCCGGGCGTCAGCGTCGCGTTCCAGGCGACGCAGGACCTGCAGATCTCGACCCGCGCGTCGAGCGCCCGCTACCAGTACACGCTGACCGACGCCGACCCGAAGGAGCTCGCCTCGAACGCCGGCAAGCTCGCGGCCGAACTCTCGAAGTCGCCGGCGCTCATCAATGTCGGCTCCGACGCGCGCGAGAACGGGCTGCAGGCGCGGGTGACGATCGACCGGGTCGCGGCGGGGCGCCTCGGCGTCACGGCCTCGACGATCGCGGACGCGCTCTACGACGCCTTCGGCCAGCGCCAGATCTCCACCATCTACGGCCAGGCCAACCAGTACCGCGTGGTGCTGGAGGCGGCGCCTGGCCAGGCGCGCGACATCGCGGCGATCGGCCGGCTCTACGTCACGCCGACCGCCGCGACATCCGACACGACGACGACCCAGGCGCCGGTGCCGCTGTCGGCGGTCGCGAGCGTCGCGGTCGAGCCGGCGGCGCTGGTGGTCAACAACGAGGAGCAGTTCCCCGCGACGACCGTCTCGTTCGACCTCGCCGCGGGCTTTTCGCTGTCCGACGCCCTGACCGCGATCAACGAGGCGGAGGACGCGATCTCGCTGCCGCCGACGACAGTCGGGCGCTTGGCGGGCGATGCGGCAGAGTTCGCGGAATCGCTGCAGAACCAGCCTTGGCTGGTGCTCGCCGCGATCGTCGCGATCTACATCGTGCTGGGCGTGCTCTACGAGAGCTTCATCCACCCGTTCACGATCCTCTCCACCCTGCCCTCCGCCGGAGTCGGGGCGCTGATCGCGCTGAAACTGTTCGGACTGGATCTCTCGATCGTCGCGCTGATCGGCGTGATCCTTCTGATGGGCATCGTGAAGAAGAACGCGATCATGATGATCGACTTCGCGCTCGACGCCGAGCGCGAGCGCGGCCTCGCGCCGG
Protein-coding sequences here:
- a CDS encoding efflux RND transporter permease subunit, which produces MNIAAPFIARPVATTLLAIAVLLGGALGYLRLPVSSLPQVDFPTIQVTTRLPGANPQTMASLVTAPLERQLGQIPSLAAMTSASSFGFSRITLRFDLDRDIDGAAQDVQAAINAANSTLPRDLPYPPTFSKVNPANTPVLTVALTSDTIPIRDVSDLSDTLVAQRLAEVIGVGRVTVGGGVKPAVRVQADVSRLAAYGLTLASLRAAISGASVSTPKGSIDGRRQSFTISANDQIETAAAYQEVIVASKDGAPVRLRDVAEVTDGLEDTSVAASFQGRPAIVIDVQRQPGANTVETVAALRKALPEIQRAMPAGVAVSVVDDRTDTIKASIHEVEITLALSVGLVILVVLLFLRTLRATFIAGVALPLSLIATFAVMQAFGFSLDNLSLMALVVGAGFVVDDAIVMIENVQRHIEEGEPPLKAAYEGAREIGFTIVSLTASLVAVFIPLLFMGGLIGRVFREFAATLTIAVVVSMVISLTLTPMMCGRLLRTPKEPGRLGRAAERATDAVIAGYRRSLLFVLRHQFATLLITLATLVATGWLYVAAPKGFLPDQDSGLITATFEAAQDVSFAELKLRDAALTKAIREDPAVLNVVSVLGVGEQTPTANAGRFTIVLKPHAERDANAAEVIRRLSERTWSVPGVSVAFQATQDLQISTRASSARYQYTLTDADPKELASNAGKLAAELSKSPALINVGSDARENGLQARVTIDRVAAGRLGVTASTIADALYDAFGQRQISTIYGQANQYRVVLEAAPGQARDIAAIGRLYVTPTAATSDTTTTQAPVPLSAVASVAVEPAALVVNNEEQFPATTVSFDLAAGFSLSDALTAINEAEDAISLPPTTVGRLAGDAAEFAESLQNQPWLVLAAIVAIYIVLGVLYESFIHPFTILSTLPSAGVGALIALKLFGLDLSIVALIGVILLMGIVKKNAIMMIDFALDAERERGLAPEASIVEAAALRFRPIMMTTLAALLGALPLAIATGPGAELRVPLGVTIIGGLLLSQLLTLYTTPVVYLAMERLRARVSGSKAPVAEPAE